Proteins co-encoded in one Acidithiobacillus caldus ATCC 51756 genomic window:
- a CDS encoding YbhB/YbcL family Raf kinase inhibitor-like protein: MAVEMKVFSTGIDPQDWIPERFTKPGGGVTPPIFWQHLPEKTRSLVLLMEHREAKPEARVFWLVYDIPPKAEGIHEGGPLPAGAKVGRNSFGEVGYRPPEASADRSLQHYDFLLLATDLASLGLPEGADWEAVKQALKGHHAPEDLAPPPAIDVRARELHPLSHVLDHAEFSGHFALDIDAPAKT, encoded by the coding sequence ATGGCCGTAGAGATGAAAGTATTCAGCACCGGAATCGATCCCCAGGACTGGATTCCCGAGCGCTTCACCAAGCCTGGCGGCGGCGTGACCCCGCCCATCTTCTGGCAACATCTGCCCGAGAAGACGCGCAGTCTCGTCCTGCTCATGGAACACCGTGAGGCCAAGCCCGAAGCACGCGTCTTTTGGCTCGTCTACGATATCCCGCCCAAAGCGGAGGGCATCCACGAGGGCGGGCCTCTGCCCGCTGGAGCCAAAGTCGGTCGCAACAGTTTTGGCGAGGTGGGCTACCGGCCGCCCGAGGCCAGCGCCGACCGCTCCCTGCAGCATTACGACTTCCTGTTGCTGGCAACGGATCTGGCCAGCCTCGGCTTGCCCGAAGGCGCCGATTGGGAGGCGGTGAAGCAGGCCCTGAAGGGTCATCACGCACCCGAGGATCTGGCACCGCCGCCAGCCATCGACGTCCGCGCCCGTGAGTTGCACCCCTTAAGCCACGTGCTCGACCATGCGGAATTCTCGGGGCACTTTGCGCTGGACATCGACGCACCGGCAAAGACCTGA
- a CDS encoding CoB--CoM heterodisulfide reductase iron-sulfur subunit A family protein: MARHDTVLVVGAGPAGLSAAATVAAMGKKAVIVEKEDVLGGAPIISGYSKLVPSGEWAKDAIGRMVSRVDGNGNVSIHKSTKVTQLDGEAGNFTAHLSNGQQVEAGSIVLATGFTHFDSINKPEWGFGTYEDVLTTTQMEQMVGTGQIRCPSDGRVPERVAILLCVGSRDRQIGREWCSKICCTVSTNLAMEIKELSPSTDVFIYYMDIRTFGLYEDKFYWKSQEEYKTKFVKAHIAEVTKSPDGRLLVKGEDTLVKRPIVIPMDIVVHAIGMDPNALNPEIAKVFGVGLEKHGFIDRAEQYTNSQGTTRKGIYVCGAATGPETIDDSIAQGQSAGSRAVADLYQAAALAVNA; the protein is encoded by the coding sequence ATGGCACGTCACGACACGGTTTTGGTAGTAGGGGCGGGCCCGGCGGGTCTGTCGGCGGCGGCCACGGTGGCGGCCATGGGCAAGAAGGCGGTCATCGTCGAGAAGGAAGACGTGCTTGGCGGCGCCCCCATCATCTCCGGCTATTCCAAGCTGGTGCCCTCGGGCGAGTGGGCCAAGGACGCCATCGGCCGCATGGTCAGCCGTGTGGACGGCAATGGCAACGTCAGCATCCACAAGTCCACCAAGGTGACTCAGCTGGATGGCGAGGCCGGTAATTTCACGGCGCACCTGAGCAATGGCCAGCAGGTGGAAGCGGGCAGCATCGTCCTGGCCACGGGCTTTACCCATTTCGATTCCATCAACAAGCCCGAGTGGGGCTTCGGTACCTACGAAGACGTCCTCACCACCACCCAGATGGAGCAGATGGTGGGTACCGGCCAGATTCGCTGTCCGTCCGACGGGCGCGTGCCCGAGCGGGTGGCCATTCTGCTGTGCGTCGGCTCCCGCGACCGGCAGATCGGCCGCGAGTGGTGCTCCAAGATCTGCTGCACCGTCTCCACCAACCTCGCCATGGAGATCAAGGAGCTGTCGCCTTCCACGGACGTGTTCATCTACTACATGGACATCCGCACCTTCGGGCTCTACGAGGACAAGTTCTACTGGAAGAGCCAGGAAGAGTACAAGACCAAGTTCGTCAAGGCGCATATCGCCGAGGTGACCAAGTCCCCGGACGGTCGGCTCCTGGTCAAGGGTGAGGACACCTTGGTCAAGCGCCCCATCGTGATCCCCATGGACATCGTGGTGCACGCCATCGGCATGGATCCCAACGCGCTGAATCCCGAGATTGCCAAGGTCTTTGGCGTTGGTCTTGAGAAGCACGGCTTCATCGACCGCGCCGAGCAGTACACCAACAGCCAGGGCACGACGCGCAAGGGCATCTACGTTTGTGGCGCCGCCACGGGTCCCGAGACCATCGACGACTCCATCGCCCAGGGTCAATCGGCGGGCTCCCGCGCGGTGGCGGATCTCTATCAGGCGGCTGCCCTCGCCGTCAACGCCTGA
- a CDS encoding MerR family transcriptional regulator, with translation MDKTNTQQPEHPDDTPQFPISVVEQETGISKELLRMWERRYGFPVPTRDAAGNRLYSRRQILRLHDINRLLGAGYRPGFVVGADPQRLERLLREIPSPATANPRAHPALDKAWRALAEIDLRGLRHLLRQELAREGAQDWVMELAAPLLHRMARSRLDESLPTFVERAAQELLLETLELAAAQIPPAPEDSLRILLMSLPGEGRPLELQMTRILLLGKGVDVLFLGPEPPLEDVLPCLQHCPVHVVQLAISAASVNGDSRQWIRQIQDSIPPSISLWLSGSGAAELKETHNGPCFARLQELLSAVEHWNPGNLG, from the coding sequence TTGGACAAAACAAATACACAGCAACCCGAACACCCCGACGACACGCCCCAGTTCCCCATCAGTGTGGTGGAACAGGAAACCGGCATATCCAAGGAGCTGCTGCGCATGTGGGAACGGCGCTATGGATTTCCGGTGCCGACCCGGGATGCCGCCGGTAACCGGCTGTACAGCCGCCGTCAGATCCTGCGCCTGCACGACATCAACCGGCTTCTGGGAGCCGGCTACCGGCCCGGCTTCGTCGTTGGCGCCGATCCGCAGCGTCTGGAGCGCCTCCTGCGCGAGATCCCCAGCCCGGCCACCGCCAACCCGCGCGCCCATCCGGCCCTGGACAAGGCCTGGAGAGCCCTTGCGGAGATCGATCTGCGCGGACTGCGCCACCTGCTGCGGCAGGAGCTGGCCCGAGAGGGTGCACAGGACTGGGTCATGGAACTGGCTGCCCCCCTCCTCCACCGCATGGCGCGCAGCCGCTTGGATGAGAGCCTGCCCACTTTTGTCGAGCGGGCGGCCCAGGAACTGTTGCTGGAAACCCTGGAATTGGCCGCCGCCCAAATTCCACCCGCACCCGAGGACAGCCTGCGGATTCTGCTCATGAGTCTTCCCGGCGAGGGGCGTCCCCTGGAACTGCAGATGACGCGCATCCTGCTCCTGGGCAAGGGTGTGGACGTGCTTTTTCTGGGCCCGGAACCGCCCCTGGAAGACGTGCTCCCCTGCCTGCAGCACTGCCCGGTCCACGTCGTGCAGCTCGCCATTTCCGCTGCCTCCGTAAACGGTGACAGTCGTCAGTGGATTAGACAGATCCAGGACAGTATCCCGCCCAGCATCAGCCTCTGGCTGAGCGGCAGCGGTGCCGCCGAATTGAAGGAGACCCACAACGGTCCCTGTTTTGCCCGACTCCAAGAGCTGTTGAGCGCCGTCGAGCACTGGAATCCGGGCAATCTCGGCTGA
- a CDS encoding MFS transporter, producing MTARPRHTLGWLAGRPAARLLAAYAPLGLPLAFGALPVYLLIPHLYATRYGMSLALLGGLLLVLRLADAVLDPLIGHWSDLWAEVAGSRLRLILAGIPGMILGFFLLFQPWQQVGLVPSLALALAIFYVSYSLTSLNYQALGAELTQDYNGRTWFTTAREAGALVGVLLAAALPQFLERRFGAGPGLDIFVLVFALTLVTAFAPLWRPAMRRPVTGNRKPWWTFYEPLRRPPLRRLLEVYTLSQMGNAIAATLFFFFVDEILHSKVLAPLFLLVYFLSGALGMPVWLALSTRLGKARTWSSAMLLSILAFTSAVFLGPGDAWAYGAICVLTGLTLGADQALPPSILADHTDYDSDARAGNYFGLFNWVAKAATALGAGIILPLLQWSGFRPGEHLWLLSIAYAIVPALIKVAAILLMELRAVEAQSTVVLKKGVAS from the coding sequence GTGACGGCGCGCCCAAGGCACACTCTGGGCTGGCTCGCCGGCCGTCCGGCAGCACGTCTGCTCGCGGCCTACGCGCCCCTGGGTCTGCCTCTGGCCTTTGGAGCCCTGCCCGTCTACCTCCTCATTCCGCACCTCTACGCTACCCGTTACGGCATGTCTTTGGCGCTCCTCGGCGGGCTCTTGCTAGTGCTGCGTCTTGCCGATGCCGTGCTGGATCCCCTCATCGGCCACTGGAGCGACCTGTGGGCCGAGGTCGCCGGGAGCCGGCTGCGCCTGATCCTGGCCGGGATACCCGGGATGATCCTGGGATTTTTTCTGCTCTTTCAGCCTTGGCAGCAGGTGGGTCTGGTGCCCAGTCTGGCCCTGGCCTTGGCCATCTTCTATGTGTCGTACAGCCTCACCAGCCTCAATTATCAGGCGCTGGGCGCAGAATTGACCCAGGATTACAACGGTCGCACCTGGTTCACCACCGCTCGCGAGGCAGGGGCGCTGGTGGGTGTGCTTCTCGCCGCGGCCTTGCCCCAGTTTCTGGAAAGGCGCTTTGGCGCTGGCCCCGGTCTCGACATTTTCGTGCTGGTCTTCGCGCTGACCTTGGTCACGGCCTTCGCGCCGCTGTGGCGACCAGCGATGCGGCGGCCGGTGACCGGCAACCGCAAACCCTGGTGGACCTTCTACGAGCCCTTGCGCCGACCGCCGTTGCGCCGACTGCTGGAGGTGTACACCCTGTCGCAGATGGGTAATGCCATTGCCGCGACCCTGTTCTTTTTCTTCGTCGACGAGATCCTCCACTCCAAGGTCCTGGCGCCACTCTTTCTTTTGGTGTACTTCCTGTCCGGGGCCTTGGGCATGCCCGTCTGGCTTGCCCTGTCGACGCGCCTCGGCAAGGCCCGCACTTGGTCCTCGGCCATGCTGCTCAGCATCCTGGCCTTTACCAGCGCCGTGTTCCTGGGACCTGGCGATGCCTGGGCCTACGGGGCCATCTGTGTCCTCACGGGGCTGACGCTAGGTGCCGATCAGGCCCTACCGCCGAGCATTCTTGCCGACCACACCGATTACGACAGCGATGCACGTGCCGGTAATTATTTTGGCCTGTTCAATTGGGTTGCCAAGGCCGCCACGGCCCTGGGCGCCGGCATCATTCTACCCCTGTTGCAGTGGTCGGGTTTTCGCCCGGGCGAGCACCTGTGGTTACTCAGCATCGCCTACGCCATCGTCCCTGCCCTCATCAAGGTGGCGGCCATACTGCTCATGGAGCTTCGGGCCGTCGAAGCGCAAAGCACCGTAGTACTCAAGAAGGGAGTTGCCTCATGA
- a CDS encoding DUF3833 domain-containing protein encodes MKTTSKVVLGVAVLAALSGCATVPKDYAHTTPKFSLKEFFNGPIVATGMFQNRSGKAVNRFVVRMMGTWEGNQGTLVEHFTYIDPDGKKTYADRTWHLTQVNDHEFTGTAEGSAGDVKSAAGKAYGFALHWSYDVKQPVGKSFYNLHADDWMYMIEPDVVIDRTDVTWYGIHAGEITLEMHKLPDTAANRAMVMAAH; translated from the coding sequence ATGAAGACCACAAGCAAAGTCGTCCTCGGTGTTGCGGTTCTGGCCGCCCTGTCGGGCTGCGCCACCGTGCCCAAGGACTATGCCCATACGACACCCAAATTCAGCCTCAAGGAATTCTTCAACGGCCCCATCGTTGCCACAGGCATGTTCCAGAACCGGTCGGGCAAAGCCGTCAACCGTTTCGTGGTGCGCATGATGGGTACCTGGGAGGGCAATCAGGGAACCCTGGTGGAGCATTTCACCTACATCGATCCCGATGGCAAGAAGACCTACGCCGACCGCACCTGGCACCTCACCCAGGTCAATGACCATGAGTTCACGGGCACGGCCGAGGGCTCGGCGGGAGACGTGAAAAGCGCCGCGGGCAAGGCCTATGGCTTTGCCCTGCACTGGAGTTACGACGTCAAACAACCCGTTGGCAAGAGCTTCTACAATCTCCACGCCGACGACTGGATGTACATGATCGAGCCGGACGTCGTCATCGATCGCACCGATGTCACCTGGTATGGCATACACGCAGGGGAAATCACCCTGGAGATGCACAAGCTCCCGGACACCGCCGCCAATCGGGCCATGGTGATGGCGGCGCACTGA
- a CDS encoding DUF3833 family protein, whose translation MTGPQNYSSKIRSYGQSVPEFRLDGFFRGPSVATGIFQDRRGRVRNRFVMHLLGDWEGERGSLSERFLFLDDRGQATTAERLWQLRLEDDDHFIGTARGSAGDIVGEATGERLGYAMHWRYRVRQPVGDKFYTLSADDWMYLIDTDHVINRTRMFFLGFFIGEVSIEIHRLADTPDNRAAMERCPAPGEPIR comes from the coding sequence TTGACCGGACCCCAGAACTACTCGAGTAAAATTCGTTCCTATGGCCAATCCGTACCGGAGTTCCGCCTCGATGGGTTCTTCCGCGGACCAAGTGTCGCCACCGGGATCTTTCAGGATCGCCGCGGGCGGGTCCGCAATCGCTTCGTCATGCATCTGCTGGGCGATTGGGAGGGCGAGCGGGGTAGCTTGAGCGAGCGCTTCCTTTTCCTGGACGATCGCGGCCAGGCCACGACAGCGGAGCGCCTCTGGCAGCTGAGGCTCGAGGATGACGATCACTTCATTGGCACCGCCAGGGGCAGTGCCGGTGATATCGTCGGTGAGGCCACGGGCGAACGTCTCGGTTATGCCATGCACTGGCGTTATCGGGTGCGTCAGCCCGTGGGTGACAAGTTCTATACCCTGAGCGCCGACGACTGGATGTATCTCATCGACACCGATCACGTCATCAACCGCACCCGGATGTTCTTTCTGGGCTTTTTCATTGGCGAGGTGAGTATCGAGATCCATCGTCTGGCCGATACACCGGACAACCGTGCCGCCATGGAGCGCTGCCCAGCCCCTGGCGAGCCCATCCGATGA
- a CDS encoding AMP-binding protein produces MSTSTREALLQILEAGLHSGFALEWQTPDPAGGARIWPGPALWAWARRLASHWRRLSLPQRPRVAVQLPNSPIYIATLLATWMLDGIFCPLPAWRGAQTVSAVDSLRPDLLIWHGLGRVHTRRQERRGEAPLDPEDLALMLWTSASMHAPRVFGLTHAALLWQVQSHLPRLALERDSLVRNCLPWTHVFAGVLELLPTLARGSSLRVAALGTFRQESFTHVFVVPRVAALLQDTQIGALAGGIVGGAPISAELARRLRGSALRVGYGQTEAGPGVCLGDPGDFRPAFLGRALVEVEQRAGTLHYRSPGQALGEWRAGHWHPIRRDAWVDSGDVVRCGDDGCWYWLGRRDARFVLADGRNVEPELEELRLLTSYPEIATLVLGGPGARHPLALARLHGDPGPQQEASLRRRWHEPYPLRIAGEAFWDPYLGPSGKVQRGELYAHWSGIVRGAAGAGRTV; encoded by the coding sequence ATGAGCACGTCGACTAGGGAGGCGCTGCTGCAGATCCTCGAGGCGGGTCTGCACAGCGGCTTCGCCCTGGAGTGGCAGACGCCGGACCCCGCTGGGGGAGCCCGGATCTGGCCAGGGCCGGCGCTCTGGGCCTGGGCGCGGCGTCTGGCCAGTCACTGGCGCCGCCTGTCTCTGCCCCAGCGCCCGCGGGTGGCCGTCCAGCTACCCAATAGCCCCATCTATATCGCCACCCTGCTCGCGACCTGGATGCTGGACGGCATTTTTTGTCCTCTGCCGGCGTGGCGCGGCGCGCAGACGGTCAGTGCCGTGGATTCCCTGAGGCCGGACCTTTTGATCTGGCACGGCCTTGGACGCGTACATACGCGACGGCAAGAACGGCGAGGTGAGGCGCCGCTGGATCCCGAGGACCTGGCGCTGATGTTGTGGACTTCCGCCAGCATGCACGCGCCGCGCGTCTTCGGGCTCACCCACGCGGCCCTGCTCTGGCAGGTACAGAGCCATCTGCCCCGGCTTGCCCTGGAGCGCGACAGTCTTGTCCGTAATTGTCTGCCCTGGACCCACGTCTTTGCCGGAGTGCTGGAGCTTTTACCCACCCTTGCCCGTGGCTCGAGCCTACGGGTCGCTGCGCTCGGCACTTTCCGCCAGGAGTCCTTTACCCACGTCTTTGTCGTACCGCGGGTGGCGGCGCTGTTGCAGGACACCCAGATCGGCGCATTGGCTGGCGGCATCGTTGGTGGTGCGCCCATCTCGGCTGAGCTCGCCCGGCGCCTGCGCGGCAGTGCGTTGCGGGTGGGTTATGGGCAGACCGAGGCGGGGCCGGGCGTCTGTTTGGGAGATCCCGGCGATTTTCGTCCGGCCTTTCTCGGACGCGCCCTGGTGGAGGTGGAGCAGCGTGCCGGTACCCTGCACTACCGCTCACCCGGCCAGGCGCTGGGGGAGTGGCGGGCGGGCCACTGGCATCCCATCCGGCGCGATGCCTGGGTGGATAGCGGCGATGTCGTGCGCTGTGGCGATGACGGCTGCTGGTACTGGCTGGGACGCCGCGATGCACGCTTCGTTCTGGCCGATGGCCGCAACGTCGAGCCAGAGCTGGAGGAGTTGCGTCTGCTGACGAGTTACCCGGAGATTGCGACGCTCGTGCTCGGTGGTCCCGGTGCCCGCCATCCCCTCGCCCTGGCGCGACTGCACGGCGATCCTGGCCCGCAGCAGGAGGCATCGCTGCGGCGGCGCTGGCACGAACCCTACCCCCTGCGCATCGCGGGCGAGGCTTTCTGGGATCCCTACCTTGGCCCCAGTGGCAAGGTACAGCGCGGTGAACTCTACGCGCACTGGAGCGGCATCGTCCGCGGTGCTGCCGGTGCGGGTCGGACGGTTTGA
- a CDS encoding PAS domain-containing protein: MPRKGFVPQAISEHLDSLNQALADQQSFGIIGLDVQAIVRIFNKAEERLSGLPASEVLNHSFFDDVAPCTASRLFRGRFRAGLERGSLDEHFFYTFTYRIRPVSAHIHMLYRPAQSPLVFLFVDRVIPLFEDLG, from the coding sequence ATGCCCAGGAAAGGTTTTGTCCCACAGGCTATTAGCGAGCATCTGGACAGCCTGAATCAGGCCCTCGCGGATCAGCAGAGCTTTGGCATCATCGGCCTCGATGTCCAGGCGATCGTACGAATCTTCAACAAGGCGGAGGAGCGACTCAGTGGCTTGCCGGCCAGTGAGGTGCTCAACCATTCCTTTTTTGACGACGTCGCGCCCTGTACCGCAAGCCGATTGTTCCGCGGCCGTTTTCGGGCAGGTCTGGAGCGGGGCAGCCTCGACGAGCATTTCTTCTATACCTTTACCTACCGAATCCGGCCCGTCTCCGCCCACATCCACATGCTGTACCGACCGGCACAGAGTCCCCTGGTTTTCCTCTTCGTCGACCGCGTCATACCCTTGTTCGAGGATCTCGGATGA
- a CDS encoding SDR family NAD(P)-dependent oxidoreductase — protein MSKGKLLITGASGALAEVCIPMAIAQGWEVLAVSRGAPPTAAPDGVRWLRADVARMEEADTLFRTLQEAQAVPDALVHLAGSFLLAGLGQTSEQQYRQCLSANLDSAFFTLRAFVAARRRVGGGGAAVFVSSVVAAIGVAFHEAVAAAKGGLEAMVRAAAATHARDGIRVNAVASGLMDSRAAAHLLRNPQSRELAARQYPLGGLIPAEQVARMLLTLVDPENGNITGQILPVDGGFTAIRPLVTAN, from the coding sequence ATGAGTAAAGGCAAACTGTTGATCACCGGCGCAAGTGGCGCACTGGCGGAAGTCTGTATACCCATGGCCATCGCTCAGGGCTGGGAAGTCCTGGCCGTGAGTCGAGGAGCCCCGCCGACCGCGGCGCCCGATGGAGTCCGCTGGTTGCGTGCCGACGTCGCGCGGATGGAAGAGGCGGACACGCTCTTTCGGACCCTGCAAGAAGCGCAGGCAGTGCCGGATGCCCTGGTACATCTGGCGGGTTCCTTCCTGCTGGCGGGTCTTGGCCAGACCTCGGAGCAGCAGTACCGCCAATGTCTGTCCGCCAACCTGGACTCCGCTTTTTTTACTCTGCGCGCCTTCGTTGCGGCACGGCGGCGCGTCGGTGGCGGCGGCGCCGCTGTCTTCGTGTCGTCGGTGGTCGCCGCGATCGGGGTGGCCTTCCATGAGGCCGTAGCGGCGGCCAAAGGGGGCCTCGAGGCCATGGTTCGGGCGGCGGCTGCCACCCACGCCCGCGACGGCATTCGCGTCAATGCCGTGGCCTCGGGTCTCATGGACAGTCGGGCGGCGGCACATCTGCTGCGGAACCCGCAGTCGCGGGAACTGGCCGCCCGGCAATATCCCTTGGGTGGCCTGATTCCAGCGGAGCAGGTGGCGCGTATGCTCTTGACCCTGGTCGACCCGGAAAACGGCAACATCACCGGACAGATCCTCCCGGTGGATGGTGGGTTCACGGCCATCCGTCCCTTGGTGACGGCGAACTGA
- a CDS encoding ribonucleotide-diphosphate reductase subunit beta has product MLNFEETSRPDPVRVLPAYKEHPDLGRDGSIEAQSFERVRAEDKRIINGSADVNQLVPFKYHWAWDKYLAACANHWMPQEVQMARDIALWKDPKGLTEDERRIVKRNLGFFTTADSLAANNIVLGTYRHITAPECRQYLLRQAFEEAIHTHAYQYIVESIGLDEGEIFNMYHEVPSIRAKDEFLLPFIRTLTDPSFHTGTPENDQKLLRSLIVFAAIMEGTFFYVGFSQILAMGRQNKMVGAAEQYQYILRDESMHCNFGIDLINQIKVENPDLWTEPFQEEIVSLIRKGVELECAYADDTMPRGVLGLNAPIFKDYVKYIGNRRLQQLGLPVQWAGIQNPFPWMSEMMDLKKEKNFFETRVTEYQTGGALSWD; this is encoded by the coding sequence ATGTTGAATTTCGAAGAAACCAGCCGCCCCGATCCCGTGCGCGTCCTGCCTGCGTACAAGGAACACCCGGATCTTGGCCGGGACGGGAGCATCGAGGCGCAGAGCTTCGAGCGGGTACGGGCCGAGGACAAGCGCATCATCAACGGTAGCGCCGATGTCAACCAACTCGTGCCTTTCAAGTACCACTGGGCCTGGGACAAATACCTGGCCGCCTGTGCCAACCACTGGATGCCCCAGGAAGTGCAGATGGCCCGGGACATCGCCCTGTGGAAAGACCCCAAGGGCCTGACGGAGGACGAGCGGCGCATCGTCAAGCGCAACCTCGGTTTTTTCACCACGGCCGACAGCCTGGCCGCCAACAACATCGTCCTCGGCACCTATCGCCACATCACGGCGCCCGAGTGCCGCCAGTATCTCTTGCGGCAGGCCTTCGAAGAGGCCATCCACACCCACGCCTACCAGTACATCGTCGAGTCCATTGGCCTCGACGAGGGCGAGATCTTCAATATGTACCATGAGGTGCCCTCGATCCGGGCCAAGGATGAGTTTCTCCTGCCCTTCATCCGCACCCTGACCGATCCCTCCTTCCACACCGGTACGCCCGAGAACGATCAGAAACTGCTGCGTTCCCTCATCGTGTTCGCCGCCATCATGGAAGGGACCTTCTTTTATGTGGGATTCAGCCAAATCCTGGCCATGGGTCGGCAAAACAAGATGGTGGGTGCGGCGGAGCAGTATCAGTACATCCTGCGCGATGAGTCCATGCACTGCAATTTCGGCATCGACCTCATCAACCAGATCAAGGTGGAAAATCCGGACTTGTGGACGGAGCCCTTTCAGGAAGAGATCGTCTCCCTCATCCGCAAGGGTGTTGAACTGGAATGCGCCTACGCCGACGACACCATGCCCCGGGGAGTTCTCGGTCTGAACGCACCGATCTTCAAGGACTACGTCAAATATATCGGCAATCGTCGCCTCCAGCAGCTAGGGCTTCCGGTCCAGTGGGCCGGCATCCAGAACCCCTTCCCCTGGATGAGCGAGATGATGGACCTCAAAAAGGAAAAGAACTTTTTTGAGACCCGGGTAACGGAATATCAGACGGGCGGTGCCTTGAGCTGGGATTGA
- a CDS encoding chalcone isomerase family protein, whose translation MRDRRPQGLVAVLLLVAALGAPAYAAAGVDVPLPERAAAQVEGLHLLGAGHLNWFVFSVYDAALYVTGTSYSPERPFALAIRYERNFSAAELARTSLKEMLKLNPDGHAHKARWAQDLERAFPSVKSGDVLVGLCVPGQYTEFFFNGKPFSRVDDPSFGPAFFSIWLSPKTPVPELRKALLGDS comes from the coding sequence ATGCGTGATCGGCGCCCACAAGGTCTCGTGGCGGTGCTGCTGCTGGTCGCGGCCCTCGGCGCGCCCGCGTATGCCGCAGCGGGCGTCGACGTCCCCCTGCCCGAACGCGCGGCGGCACAGGTGGAAGGTTTGCATCTCCTCGGCGCCGGACATCTGAACTGGTTCGTCTTTAGCGTCTACGATGCCGCGCTGTACGTCACCGGCACCAGCTACTCGCCCGAGCGCCCCTTTGCCCTGGCCATCCGCTACGAGCGCAATTTCAGCGCCGCCGAACTTGCCCGTACCTCCCTCAAGGAAATGCTCAAGCTCAACCCCGATGGCCATGCGCACAAGGCACGCTGGGCGCAGGATCTGGAACGGGCCTTTCCCAGCGTCAAGAGCGGCGATGTGCTGGTGGGCCTCTGCGTTCCCGGCCAATACACCGAGTTCTTTTTCAACGGCAAGCCCTTCAGCCGCGTCGACGATCCGAGCTTCGGTCCTGCCTTCTTCAGCATCTGGCTGAGCCCGAAAACCCCCGTCCCCGAGTTGCGCAAGGCCCTGTTGGGGGACTCGTGA
- a CDS encoding SDR family NAD(P)-dependent oxidoreductase, whose amino-acid sequence MNTDFWRGKRCWLVGASSGIGAACARALADAGARVAISARDQAALDALLAELPQGTAEASSAHLAVAVDVRSDTAVASAWERVHGVWGGVDLLLYLAGNYLPARSWDLDVGRAQDILDINYLGALRAVSCVLPGFLAAGAGHIALTSSVAGLRGLPKSLYYGPSKAALTHLAEILRLDLESRGVRIQVIHPGFVATPLTAQNDFAMPHLLQPEEAAQLLLRGLERKAFEVHFPKAFTRRFHWLRCLPYSWYFPLIRRATGL is encoded by the coding sequence ATGAACACCGACTTCTGGCGTGGCAAGCGCTGCTGGCTGGTGGGCGCGAGCTCCGGCATCGGCGCCGCCTGTGCCCGGGCGCTGGCCGATGCGGGGGCTCGCGTTGCCATCAGTGCGCGCGATCAGGCCGCCCTGGATGCCCTGTTGGCAGAACTCCCACAGGGCACGGCAGAGGCGTCCAGCGCGCATCTCGCCGTGGCCGTGGATGTCCGCTCCGACACGGCTGTGGCCAGTGCCTGGGAGCGCGTCCACGGGGTCTGGGGCGGCGTCGATCTGCTCCTGTACCTGGCGGGTAACTACCTGCCCGCCAGGTCGTGGGACCTGGACGTCGGGCGCGCCCAGGACATTCTCGATATCAATTATCTGGGGGCACTGCGCGCGGTGTCTTGTGTGCTGCCCGGTTTCCTTGCGGCAGGGGCTGGCCACATCGCCCTGACCTCCAGCGTCGCCGGCCTGCGCGGTCTGCCCAAATCCCTCTACTACGGCCCCAGCAAGGCGGCGCTCACCCACCTTGCCGAGATTCTGCGCCTGGATCTGGAATCGCGGGGCGTGCGGATACAGGTCATTCACCCCGGTTTCGTGGCCACCCCCCTCACGGCACAGAACGACTTTGCCATGCCTCACCTTCTCCAGCCGGAGGAGGCGGCGCAATTGCTGCTGCGCGGGCTGGAACGCAAGGCCTTCGAGGTCCATTTTCCGAAGGCCTTTACGCGCCGCTTTCACTGGCTGCGCTGCCTGCCCTACTCCTGGTACTTCCCCCTCATTCGCCGCGCCACCGGTCTCTAG